A genome region from Candidatus Neomarinimicrobiota bacterium includes the following:
- the typA gene encoding translational GTPase TypA, with product MRKQNFRNIAIIAHVDHGKTTLVDGMLKQSGIFRENQEVEDRIMDNMDLERERGITIMAKNTTVRYHGVKINIVDTPGHADFGGEVERSLSLVDGALLLVDASEGPLPQTRFVVKKALAKDLPMILVINKIDRKDARIQDVINEVYDLFIDVDATEEQIEFPILYTNAKAGVAHSEMGDDSTDLKPLVETILSEIPGPEANDDEVPQFLVTNLDYDSFVGQVAIGRLENGTLHMGKTYAQCGDDDQISETKFSALYTFEGLKRTKTDTAESGDIIAVAGLENVTIGDTITSLENPKPLPRIHVDEPTVSMIFYVNNGPLSGKDGKYLTSRQIKARLERETLRNVSLKVEELERADGFKVSGRGELQMAILIESMRREGYEFMVSKPHVITKKNDNGKLLEPVEQLFLDVPEDYVGVLTEKISRRKGQMTHLMNHGSGRVNMEFDIPSRGLIGFRSQFLTDTKGAGVMNTLFKGYEPWFGEISQRETGALVADRPGKVTTYASLAMEDRGELFVEVGTEVYAGMVIGERNRSGDLEVNITKEKKLTNMRAAGSDATVNLQPPRKLSLDNAIEFIAEDELIEVTPDNLRLRKMELDANKRHSNRKKQEQASVPSS from the coding sequence ATGAGAAAACAAAATTTTAGAAATATCGCCATTATCGCTCACGTGGACCACGGGAAAACCACCCTGGTGGACGGGATGCTGAAGCAGAGCGGGATCTTCCGGGAGAACCAGGAAGTGGAAGACCGGATCATGGACAACATGGACCTGGAGCGAGAACGCGGCATCACCATTATGGCAAAGAATACCACCGTGCGGTACCATGGCGTTAAAATCAACATCGTCGATACGCCTGGACACGCCGACTTTGGCGGCGAGGTGGAACGGAGTCTGAGTCTGGTGGACGGCGCCCTGCTGCTGGTTGATGCCAGCGAAGGCCCGTTGCCGCAGACCCGATTCGTTGTGAAAAAGGCGCTGGCCAAAGATCTCCCGATGATCCTGGTCATCAACAAAATTGACCGCAAAGATGCCCGGATTCAGGACGTCATCAACGAGGTCTACGATCTGTTTATCGACGTGGATGCCACGGAAGAACAAATCGAGTTTCCGATACTCTACACCAACGCCAAGGCCGGCGTTGCCCATTCAGAGATGGGAGACGATTCCACCGATCTGAAGCCACTGGTCGAAACCATTCTTTCGGAAATTCCCGGACCGGAGGCCAACGATGACGAAGTCCCTCAGTTCCTGGTGACCAATCTGGATTACGATTCCTTCGTGGGACAGGTCGCCATCGGGCGGCTTGAGAACGGAACACTCCACATGGGTAAAACCTATGCGCAATGCGGTGATGATGATCAAATATCCGAGACCAAATTTTCTGCGCTCTATACTTTCGAGGGACTGAAGCGCACCAAGACCGATACGGCGGAATCCGGTGACATTATCGCTGTGGCGGGACTGGAAAACGTCACCATCGGGGACACCATCACTTCTTTGGAAAACCCCAAGCCCCTGCCCAGGATCCACGTGGACGAGCCGACCGTTTCCATGATCTTCTACGTGAATAATGGCCCCCTGTCCGGCAAGGACGGCAAATACCTGACCTCCCGGCAGATCAAAGCCCGGTTGGAGCGTGAAACGCTCCGGAATGTATCCCTCAAGGTGGAAGAATTAGAGCGGGCTGACGGCTTTAAGGTCTCCGGCCGAGGCGAACTCCAGATGGCGATCCTCATCGAATCCATGCGGCGCGAGGGCTACGAATTTATGGTCTCCAAACCGCACGTAATTACGAAAAAGAATGACAACGGTAAACTCCTGGAGCCGGTGGAACAACTCTTCCTGGATGTACCCGAAGATTACGTCGGCGTACTCACCGAAAAAATATCCAGGCGCAAGGGACAGATGACGCACCTGATGAACCACGGCAGCGGCCGGGTGAACATGGAGTTCGATATCCCGTCCCGTGGCTTGATAGGCTTCCGGAGCCAGTTCCTCACTGACACCAAGGGCGCCGGAGTTATGAACACGTTGTTTAAAGGGTACGAACCGTGGTTCGGCGAAATCTCCCAGCGGGAAACCGGCGCGCTGGTGGCCGACCGTCCGGGAAAAGTCACCACCTATGCCAGCCTCGCTATGGAAGACCGCGGCGAACTGTTCGTGGAAGTCGGCACCGAAGTCTACGCCGGTATGGTCATCGGTGAGCGCAATCGGAGCGGTGACCTGGAGGTTAACATCACCAAGGAAAAGAAACTCACCAACATGCGCGCCGCCGGTTCGGATGCCACGGTGAACCTGCAGCCGCCCAGGAAGCTCTCCCTGGACAACGCCATCGAGTTTATTGCGGAAGATGAATTAATCGAGGTGACTCCGGATAACCTCCGGCTCCGGAAGATGGAACTGGACGCCAACAAGCGACACTCCAACCGGAAGAAACAGGAGCAGGCCTCAGTTCCTTCGTCGTAA
- a CDS encoding alpha/beta fold hydrolase produces MPLFESSYQPPYLFRNGHLQTVFPTLFRRISVPQYSRERIQTPDGDFLDLDWIHNGSSEVALLLHGLEGSSQAHYIRGTAAALSENDWDICALNFRGCSGEPNRKFRSYHSGATEDVHTCISHILSKDYDTVALVGFSLGGNLALKYLGESKYQTADHIGSAVAISVPCDLESSANKISAPQNYPYEKRFLLRLRKKIKAKAKLFPDKIYFRQFRKIRKLREFDDLYTAPAHGYEDSSHYYSEASSRQFLSTIATPTLIINAEDDPILSDECYPREEAENNPNLYLEIPRHGGHVGFISFTGKQYWHERRSVAFLNSSKQNPAKADG; encoded by the coding sequence ATGCCGCTATTCGAATCTTCATATCAACCACCCTATTTATTCCGAAACGGGCATCTGCAAACGGTATTTCCGACCCTGTTTCGCCGGATCTCTGTACCACAATATTCCAGAGAACGAATCCAAACGCCCGATGGTGATTTCCTGGACCTGGACTGGATCCACAACGGGTCATCGGAAGTGGCGCTGCTACTGCACGGGCTCGAAGGTTCTTCGCAGGCGCATTACATCCGGGGAACGGCGGCAGCGCTCTCGGAAAATGATTGGGACATCTGTGCTCTGAATTTTCGCGGATGTAGCGGCGAACCGAACCGGAAATTCCGATCGTATCATAGTGGCGCCACCGAAGATGTGCACACCTGTATCAGTCATATTTTGTCCAAAGATTACGACACAGTGGCGCTGGTGGGATTCAGTCTCGGCGGGAATCTCGCGTTGAAGTACCTTGGAGAGTCCAAATATCAAACAGCCGATCATATCGGCAGCGCAGTTGCGATTTCGGTTCCATGCGATCTGGAGAGTTCAGCGAATAAAATCTCCGCACCACAGAATTACCCCTATGAGAAGCGGTTTCTTCTCCGCCTCAGAAAAAAGATCAAGGCAAAGGCAAAACTCTTTCCTGATAAAATCTACTTCCGGCAATTCCGGAAGATCCGAAAACTCCGGGAATTCGACGACCTGTACACGGCGCCGGCACATGGGTACGAGGACTCGTCTCACTATTACTCGGAAGCCAGCAGTCGCCAGTTTCTGTCCACCATTGCAACGCCTACGCTGATCATCAACGCCGAAGACGACCCGATTCTCTCGGATGAATGTTACCCCAGGGAAGAAGCGGAAAACAATCCGAATCTGTATCTTGAAATTCCCAGGCATGGCGGACACGTGGGATTTATTTCCTTCACCGGGAAGCAGTACTGGCATGAACGCCGTTCGGTTGCATTCTTAAATTCAAGTAAACAAAATCCTGCAAAAGCGGACGGCTAG
- a CDS encoding GNAT family N-acetyltransferase translates to MEIAEQETIQATDFKIQVADDSHFHYAEEISNLIEVAAEARGTGISERPPQYIQKKMAQHDAIIATYNDELAGFCYIETWTHGKYVANSGLIVAKQFRGHGLGKKIKQAVFNHSRNKYPEAKVFGITTTPAVMKINSDLGYRPVSFDELTREEEFWDGCQSCPNYDILTRNDRRNCLCTGMLYDPEDERNQEREKQRMKAQKKSDLGGSQKTVRSIFDKLRKNGNGSAKKDN, encoded by the coding sequence ATGGAAATCGCTGAACAGGAAACAATTCAGGCAACGGATTTTAAAATTCAGGTCGCTGATGACTCCCATTTTCACTACGCGGAAGAGATCAGCAATTTAATTGAAGTCGCCGCCGAAGCCCGCGGTACAGGGATTTCCGAACGACCACCGCAGTATATCCAGAAGAAGATGGCCCAGCATGATGCGATCATTGCGACCTATAACGACGAACTGGCCGGATTCTGCTACATCGAAACCTGGACTCACGGAAAATACGTGGCGAATTCCGGGTTGATCGTCGCCAAGCAATTCCGGGGTCACGGATTAGGTAAAAAGATTAAACAAGCCGTGTTCAATCACTCGCGAAACAAGTATCCCGAGGCAAAGGTGTTCGGTATTACCACGACACCTGCCGTCATGAAAATTAACTCCGACCTGGGCTACCGCCCCGTCAGCTTCGACGAACTCACCAGAGAAGAGGAATTCTGGGACGGGTGTCAGAGTTGCCCCAATTACGACATCCTCACCCGAAACGATCGCCGGAACTGTCTCTGTACAGGCATGCTGTACGATCCCGAAGATGAGAGGAATCAGGAGCGGGAGAAGCAGCGAATGAAAGCACAGAAAAAAAGTGACCTGGGCGGCAGTCAGAAAACCGTCCGATCCATCTTTGATAAATTGCGGAAAAACGGTAACGGCTCCGCGAAAAAGGACAATTAA
- the argC gene encoding N-acetyl-gamma-glutamyl-phosphate reductase, whose protein sequence is MVQVGIIGGAGYTAGELLRILIHHPDAEIGFVHSSSQGGKPVTAIHTDLLGETELRFSTDFNEDVDVIFLCMGHGRSKEFLEEHDLNPNLRIIDLSQDYRVDRHPTREFVYGLPEVHREQIRETKSLANPGCFATTIQLGLLPLASIGKISNEVQITGITGSTGAGQKPRPTTHFSWRSENVSVYKAFTHQHLREIKHTLRYLQPDYSHDLNFVPVRGNFTRGILVISHLKSDLSLKEAQDLYQSYYESHPFIHLSDVNPNLKQVVNTNKGIVYLEKHDDNLMVLSMIDNLLKGASGQAVQNMNLMFGLDETAGLRLKSTAF, encoded by the coding sequence ATGGTACAGGTTGGTATTATCGGCGGTGCGGGCTATACCGCCGGCGAACTCCTCAGAATTCTGATACATCATCCGGACGCTGAAATTGGATTTGTCCATAGCAGCAGCCAGGGCGGTAAGCCGGTTACCGCCATCCACACCGATCTGCTGGGCGAAACGGAACTCCGATTCAGCACCGATTTCAACGAAGATGTCGACGTTATTTTTCTTTGCATGGGACACGGCCGGTCGAAAGAATTCCTGGAAGAACACGACCTGAACCCAAACCTACGGATTATTGATCTCAGCCAGGATTACCGGGTGGACAGGCATCCCACACGGGAGTTCGTCTATGGCCTGCCGGAGGTCCACAGGGAGCAAATCCGGGAAACAAAAAGTCTTGCAAATCCTGGCTGTTTTGCGACGACAATTCAACTCGGCCTGCTTCCCCTGGCCAGCATCGGGAAAATTTCCAATGAAGTGCAGATCACCGGGATCACCGGTTCCACCGGGGCGGGACAAAAACCGCGCCCCACGACGCACTTTAGCTGGCGGTCGGAAAATGTCTCGGTCTATAAGGCGTTTACCCACCAGCACCTCCGGGAAATAAAGCACACGCTGCGATATCTGCAACCGGATTATTCGCATGATCTGAATTTTGTACCTGTCCGGGGGAATTTTACCCGGGGGATACTTGTTATCTCCCACCTGAAATCTGATCTGAGTCTAAAAGAGGCTCAGGATCTCTATCAATCTTATTACGAATCGCATCCCTTCATACACCTTTCCGATGTTAATCCGAACCTGAAGCAGGTGGTCAACACCAACAAAGGTATCGTCTACCTGGAAAAGCATGATGATAACCTGATGGTGCTCAGCATGATCGATAATTTGCTGAAAGGCGCCAGTGGTCAAGCCGTTCAGAACATGAATCTGATGTTCGGTCTGGATGAAACTGCCGGTCTCCGGCTCAAATCTACCGCATTCTAA
- a CDS encoding aminotransferase class III-fold pyridoxal phosphate-dependent enzyme: MEPFQVYSQFDVEPVQGEGSWFRDADGTRYLDFYGGHAVISIGHNHPHLVNQLQEQAGKLGYYSSAAKNSLQHQLAKRLGVISGYEDYSLFMCNSGAEANENALKLASFHNNRTKLVAFKKGFHGRTSGAVSITDHADIQAPVNRTGEVEFLPLNDFNALEQLSPSKDVCAVILEGIQGIGGVNIPDSAFLQKLKDFCDHSGAVLILDEIQSGYGRSGKFFAHQYAGIRPDLITVAKGMGNGFPVGGVLISPKFEAKAGMLGTTFGGNHLACAAGLAVLDVLEEENAIENARTIGAYLTDNIAGSHTAIREVRGLGLMIGIEFDFAADPLREKLLYDHHVFTGSSSDKNTLRLLPPLTVSQDEADLFLESLAQVLQSYG; encoded by the coding sequence ATGGAACCCTTCCAGGTCTACAGTCAGTTTGACGTCGAGCCGGTTCAGGGCGAAGGCTCCTGGTTCCGGGATGCAGACGGAACCCGGTACCTGGATTTTTACGGCGGCCACGCTGTTATCTCCATTGGTCACAACCATCCACATCTGGTCAATCAATTGCAGGAACAGGCAGGAAAATTAGGCTATTACTCCAGTGCGGCGAAAAATTCCTTACAACATCAATTGGCAAAGAGACTCGGCGTGATATCCGGATATGAAGATTATTCCCTCTTCATGTGTAACTCCGGTGCTGAAGCCAATGAAAACGCGCTGAAGCTGGCGTCGTTTCACAACAATCGGACGAAACTCGTTGCGTTCAAAAAAGGCTTTCACGGGCGAACGTCCGGCGCCGTCAGCATCACCGATCATGCGGACATTCAGGCGCCGGTGAACCGGACCGGCGAGGTTGAATTTCTGCCGCTGAACGATTTTAACGCCCTGGAACAACTCTCTCCATCCAAAGATGTCTGTGCCGTCATCCTCGAAGGCATCCAGGGGATCGGCGGCGTCAATATTCCGGACTCCGCATTTCTGCAAAAACTCAAAGACTTCTGCGATCATTCCGGCGCCGTCCTCATCCTGGACGAAATTCAGTCCGGATACGGTCGTTCCGGAAAATTTTTCGCACATCAGTATGCCGGAATCAGGCCGGATCTCATCACCGTCGCCAAGGGGATGGGCAACGGCTTTCCGGTGGGTGGAGTCCTTATCAGCCCGAAGTTCGAAGCCAAAGCCGGAATGCTGGGCACGACGTTCGGAGGAAATCATTTGGCGTGCGCTGCCGGTCTCGCTGTTCTCGACGTACTCGAAGAGGAAAACGCCATCGAAAATGCCCGGACTATCGGCGCGTATCTAACGGACAATATCGCCGGCTCCCATACTGCTATCAGAGAAGTGAGAGGGCTGGGACTCATGATCGGGATCGAGTTTGATTTTGCTGCCGATCCACTCCGGGAAAAACTGCTATATGACCACCACGTTTTCACCGGGTCTTCTTCGGATAAGAACACACTTCGACTGCTCCCTCCCCTGACTGTCTCACAGGATGAAGCAGACCTTTTTCTGGAATCTCTGGCACAGGTGTTACAATCTTATGGATAG
- the argB gene encoding acetylglutamate kinase — protein sequence MDRIIIAKIGGKVLNDKNLLGEFMEQFSRVSERKILVHGGGKVASDIAESMGVEVKMVDGRRITDRDTLNVVTMVYAGLLNKRVVAQLQGMGCNAAGFTGADANIILSERRPIKDIDYGYVGDVVNVNDKTLTALLSDGITPVIAPLTHDGKGTNLNTNADTMASVVAQAMAKHFRSELIYCFEMPGVLESVEDNDSVIRHLDYQRYEQLRTTGAIASGMIPKLDTGFGALDNGVSDVKICHANALASVIENDTTIRYTELQRQV from the coding sequence ATGGATAGAATTATTATCGCAAAGATCGGCGGCAAAGTGCTGAACGATAAGAATCTCCTCGGCGAATTCATGGAACAATTCAGCCGGGTATCCGAACGGAAAATTTTAGTGCATGGCGGCGGCAAAGTGGCCAGCGACATTGCCGAATCCATGGGTGTAGAAGTTAAAATGGTCGACGGCCGGCGGATTACAGACCGGGACACGCTGAATGTGGTAACCATGGTCTACGCCGGTCTGCTCAACAAGCGGGTGGTGGCGCAGCTGCAGGGAATGGGTTGCAATGCCGCTGGCTTCACAGGCGCCGACGCGAACATCATTCTGTCGGAACGCCGGCCGATCAAAGACATCGATTACGGCTACGTCGGCGATGTCGTGAACGTGAATGACAAAACCCTCACGGCCCTCCTCAGCGATGGAATTACCCCGGTAATTGCACCGCTCACCCACGACGGCAAGGGTACCAACCTGAACACCAATGCCGATACCATGGCCTCGGTTGTTGCTCAGGCTATGGCGAAGCATTTTCGCTCCGAATTGATCTACTGTTTTGAGATGCCGGGAGTACTCGAATCTGTCGAAGATAATGACTCAGTCATCCGTCATCTGGATTATCAAAGGTACGAACAACTCAGGACAACGGGCGCAATCGCCAGCGGTATGATCCCCAAACTGGATACCGGTTTCGGTGCCCTCGACAACGGCGTTTCCGATGTCAAAATCTGCCATGCGAATGCACTGGCATCTGTGATAGAAAATGATACGACAATCCGTTACACCGAACTCCAAAGACAGGTATAA
- a CDS encoding M20 family metallo-hydrolase: MNIDERRERAVRLLQDLIRTQSFSKEEAQTADIIESFLQEHDIETSRHKNNVWAKHPDFDPDRPTVLLNSHHDTVKPNDGWTRDPFDPAIEDGTLYGLGSNDAGGAVVSLLATFIHFYSREKLPYNLLIAITAEEEITGDDGIMSLFPKLGKIDLAIVGEPSGMEMAVAERAAVILDLVAKGTSGHAARNVGENAIDKAVEDIRWFQTFKFPRTSELLGDIKMTVTMINAGIGHNVIPDTCRFTVDVRNTDAYTNEEVISIIKEQVTSEVRPRNTRLQASSLPVGHPLMQTAENLGIEMITSPTSSDQGLIDAPSVKIGPGQSRRSHTADEFIKLDEIREGIEGYIAILDDLRF; the protein is encoded by the coding sequence ATGAATATTGACGAAAGACGCGAACGGGCAGTCCGCCTGCTGCAGGATTTAATCCGAACCCAATCCTTTAGCAAAGAAGAAGCACAAACCGCGGACATCATCGAATCGTTTCTCCAGGAACACGACATAGAAACTTCGCGGCACAAGAATAACGTTTGGGCAAAGCATCCCGATTTCGACCCTGACCGGCCAACGGTGCTGCTTAATTCACATCATGATACGGTTAAGCCGAACGACGGCTGGACCCGCGATCCGTTTGATCCGGCCATAGAAGACGGAACGCTCTACGGCCTGGGCAGCAATGATGCCGGAGGCGCTGTCGTCTCGTTACTCGCGACTTTCATTCATTTTTATTCCAGGGAAAAACTCCCCTATAATCTCCTCATCGCTATAACTGCTGAAGAAGAAATCACCGGGGATGACGGGATCATGTCCTTGTTCCCAAAACTCGGTAAAATCGATCTCGCTATCGTGGGAGAGCCGTCCGGCATGGAGATGGCAGTTGCCGAGCGGGCGGCAGTCATCCTGGATCTCGTGGCAAAAGGTACATCCGGCCACGCCGCCCGCAACGTCGGCGAAAACGCCATCGACAAGGCGGTTGAGGACATCCGGTGGTTTCAGACCTTTAAATTTCCCAGAACGTCCGAACTGCTTGGCGATATTAAAATGACTGTGACTATGATTAACGCCGGTATCGGACACAACGTCATCCCGGATACCTGCCGGTTTACTGTGGATGTCCGCAACACCGATGCTTACACTAACGAAGAAGTCATTAGCATCATCAAGGAACAGGTGACCAGCGAGGTGCGGCCCAGAAATACGCGACTCCAGGCTTCAAGCCTGCCGGTGGGACACCCGCTGATGCAGACCGCGGAAAATCTGGGCATAGAAATGATAACCTCCCCGACCTCTTCGGATCAGGGGCTGATCGATGCGCCGTCGGTGAAGATCGGTCCCGGTCAGTCCCGGCGCTCGCACACCGCAGATGAGTTTATCAAACTGGACGAAATCC